Genomic DNA from Bemisia tabaci chromosome 2, PGI_BMITA_v3:
ataaaaacgttaatatctccgttaggagttggtttcagtaattttcgttgtgtgaatcgttttctacgtgacattctggttaagaaacatgcatcagatcgcttaaattcgtaccttgtctagtggtccattgggagCAAAAATTTTGCCCCATTTGGATTTCTTAATATCTGGTTcggtttatttttaatcatagCTAATGGTTGAAGAAAATACCTTCATAAAATGTagtggggaaaaaaaacttgactttttctaaaagaaaatgtcCCATCCTGCACTGCTGTCCCACAAAAGCGCAGAAGTGTCCTCTAGCGTTTTCTGGGCTCCCGGTTTTGGAGAAACAAAAGATGGTGAGAAAGTGCCTTCCCTTATGGAAATTAATGTTGTGGggtcttttttttcagatcagcGACAGTAGCTTAATTTGGAACTCTGACCTTGTTGAGACTTTGGAGCTGCAGAATCTAATGTTAAACGCCATGCAGACAATTGTTGCTGCTGAAAATAGAAAAGAGTCCAGAGGAGCACACGCACGTGAAGATTTCAAGGTAAGGGTCCTTTTACGGATTTTACCTGTCATTAAGTGCCCTGAAAAACTTAAGGAAGTTGatcagattttcttttttttttctttctctgaacAGTGTAATTCCTATTTCagtttgaaaaattactgtatATTTTCTTGTTAAATAACCCCTAAACGGAGAGCAGAGGTTTAGAAGTGTGGCACACTTGGAATAAGCTTGAAGGTTTTTCTAGTTTGCTCATGCTTCCTGCCTGTCTAGGAGGCCCAATTCTAATTGCTATCTCTATGTGTGTGCACTATGAATTTCACTTGATGCCAAAAGAATGAATCTATTGCATGCCAGAGGTACAACCAAATTAATAGACTTTCAATAggttacttcaaaaaaaaatctaaatggttccatccaaaaaatttgaaatccaaTCTTCAAAGCACAGCTAGGGTAGCTTGTAAtgcaacttttcaaattttctgcatgTGCAGACAGTCTTTTGGTGCTGGTAACTAAATTTGCCCAAAAAGATATGTTAGAAAATCTGACTTAAAGAAACTTACAATCTCGCAAACGTTATCTCAGGTATAATTTTACTCGTTTTCAAGGGTTCAATCCTCCTCATTTCTTAGTGGTGCAAAAACATAAGCTTTACATTAATAGAAATGTTACACAAAGAAAGTTTGTAACAGTTTGcgacattttttgtttatttagtCCAGGTTATCTTGATTGTCTCTCCGGGCAAAACTGATTGCGGGTTACTAAGAAAAACTACCTGCAgatgcgggaaatttgaaaaagggtgTCATAATCTGTGCAGTTTGCgctaaggagttgattttagatttttttttatgcataCATCATCATTTGAGTGCAATTTTCaccacaaaaattttattcactTAAGACTGTTTCTCTTgtatgcaacagacccatttatATAAATAACCatgaaacactgcaactgagatactcatttttgaagtttcactgTCGAAAAGGAGCTGCAGCAACAAACTCGAATGGCATGTCAACTAGGGTTTTGCTATTGGGAATCGAAGGGTTGcagttttatctttttattccCTTTTTCTGATCCCTCACTTCCTGTAGCCCCAGGTGCCAGCACAGGTGTCCAAAAATTTATCCACAAGTGCATTGAAATGTATATTTCGGACATCACAGAAAACCTAGAATACATCTCCTAACTCAGAACCTTTGAGATTCAATATGCAATTTGAAGAACCTATCTTTATcctgtattttgttttttcccagACCCGGATCGATGAGTATGATTACTCGAAGCCCTTAGATGGGCAAGTTAAGAAGCCAATCGACCAGCACTGGAGAAAGCATACACTTACGTACATCAACCCAGATACTGGAAAGGTAAATCACCATACTTATACTTCCGTATCCATTAGTCACCCTTTGAACCAGTCTGAAAAAGACTCATGATTATCATCACTATTCATAGATATGTCTCTTTGTTGCCAAGTCAGAATTTAGTGACTGAATAATTTCAAGCATTAATGTGTTTCAAAATCCGAAGGAGTTTCAATTAAAAGATAATGTAGTCGTTTATTGAGAGTTTTTGACCCAGGCTTCACAGTTATGGCTGACGTTTCTGATGCCTCCTATATTTAATATGTGCTCAAGCATCTTGCTTGTTCATACATTTTGCAGGTAACAGTGTAAAAATACATCCGCAGCTTGATATGTTTgattgatttttccttttcctgaCAAGTGAAGCCAAATCTTAAAGTGTTCACTGAATCAATCCTATTGACTTTTTTGACCTATAAAATATAATCTCATGGTGATATGTCTTGAAAACTAGCGTAGTCAAACTGGTATAGAATACATCCCATCGATAAAGTTATTAATCTTGGCAGGCcctgaatttttagccaaaagaaGGATAATAgctcctgcgcatgagcctcaagaatcatttaacacaataattgcaaaattcaaaaaaattattttggttCCGAATGATTCTCTAAGCGTATGTGCAGGGGTCATTCTTCTTTCTTTGGTTCAAAAGTCAAAACTGCCGAGGTTTTTTGCTCAATTGTTATGATATGTCTCTCGCCAGTTTGGACTCGCCAGAACCCAGAATGAATCACCTTAGAATTTTGAGGCAATCAATCCTAATAGTATTGATGTGTCCTCGTTGAAAAATCTTTAATTTGCtctcattgcaatttttttttttgttttctttttttctttataggtTACAATCGACTATCGACCTGTCATTGATCAGACACTCGATGAAGCAGAATGCAAAACTGTGCCACCAGCGATCCGATCCTACTAGAGTTTATAACTCAAATTACTTCTCTTATTCATCAGTATTGTGTAGATTGATCGAACTTTGAAGTCAAAAAACATGTCTATCAGTGAAACCAACTTTTTTACCGATCTACTCTCACCATCGTTGAAATTTGTAGCTTTATAGTAGAACTAATTATTACGCTACCAGTCTAACCTGatatagttttaaaaattgtgatttctTTTGCAAAGTGTGAACCAGCTTATTTTACTTATCACAGGATAGACGATTGGACCAttcttatttcattttgttGGTACATGGCCCTTTTACATCACTGATACATATATACAGCGTGTCTTTGTCAAGTATagtgaaataatatttttatgttttgtgaTCATGGTACAATATTGGCAAAGGCTTTATCAATTTATGATacacaaccaaaaaaaattaaaaattcagttcttaTTCTATTTTAAAAACTACCTTTTCAGCAGCATTCACGACATCATGCTCCGTAAGCTGTCAAGGACCTAATCTTTTTAAAGTAACTTTAGCAAAACTCACAATTAGGTATGTATGGAAATGATTGAGATACACGGAACTATGAACCTTAGATTTACCCAAAGTTACgcacaaaaaataagaagagggagaCATTTTTCGTCAGTTCTTAAATGGGTTGCAGTatgtaatttcattttctttctcaataaatCATACTCTGAGGTATTAAATTGATTAGATgagcagatttttttctctctctcttttagagaaatgttttaaacaattaaatacatttttaagataaaatatAAAGTCCTAAGCTATAAAAATTGCTTGGGTCTATGAAGAAGAGGTCATAGATGTTTATTCCTTCTCTTTTCTGCACTTTTTGTCACATTTGCATTCTGAGCAGGCTAacgtaatgaataaaataatgaactcatgacagttttaaaatttgtagaTTTTTTCGTGCAAAATTGTTCTTATATTTTTCTGTGCAGTAAAAATACTATATCACCATTGAATTTCTGAATATCAAACTTCTGAGGCAGGAACTTAACGTCTGAATTTAAAGGCTTGAGTTAAATATAGAGTTTGCAAGGTATTTATCCAAGTCATCTTTAAAGTATACGTATAGTATGAATTTACTCTTCTGTTTTGAGTGGAACTTGTCCTAAAGGTCTGGAGCCACctattttaaagtgttttgaAGTTTCATAACAGAAATACGGACTGTGAAATGGATATCAATCACCACTGTATTGATGCTTGTAATTTATTAACTATGAATGTAAGAATCAGTGtgattaaattgttaaatttgaataaataaatgttGTACCTATTTTAatactaaattttaatttcagtttttgtaTCAAATTGTAGGAACATGGCTATTGAAGAAGGAATTAGGAATCAGTCATTTTAAAACAATGTCAGTTTGAATTTCATCCAAAACTAACAGGCAGGCACAGTTTTTCatcttctggccaaagtatcacaaccATTTACGCTAAGACAATGTGTTGCCAGACATCTCACCCttgtttaaattgtttttaaaacttgtccacggattttataaaaatttcagagattatTCTTGCTGACTGAAGAaatattaggtaaaatttttaagtgaCTCTGTTTCTTACTTTGATACCAGTATACCTTGTGGCTGACCACTCGAACGTGCCAAGACAGACTTTTTTTGCAAACCTATCTCTTCCATAGCATATCTAGAGGCCTTTAATTCCTAATAGAATTTGAGCGGCTATGTTGCCTATTGATTCAAATGGGCCAATGGATAGAACacgtaaaaaattgtttccttatCTAAAAGagttgtcaaaaaaattgtcacctggTCTACATGTAGATTTTCATCAAAGCCCTCTTTGATGAATTCCACAGAATTACATTCCCGGAACCACACTTCCCTTtcaaattccccccccccccctctccccctcaaAAAATCTCAAGTGCCAGAGACACCtacaaatctaaaaaaaaaaaaaaaaaaaaaaaaaaaaaaaaaaaaaaggaagaaacagtAAAAACTAAGTACTTTGATTGACCTATTGCAAATCTCAGATGACTTAATCATTATCGTGATGAATTGATGAATCACATAAATTTTTACCTCTGTGATAAATGAAGAGTCACTTGATATATTTTTTACCGTTTTTATTGAATCTTTTACCGATTCAATCAAAAGTAGGCGATTTTTTATAGGGCTGAGATTACACAGGAACAAGAGCCCTACTTGGCAACTATGCACgggaaattattttgatttttatcagtgatGTCCCCTCGCGGTAAAATATGCCAATTCTTCTCATGAAATGGTAATAGTTGAATCATTCTCCATCggaatggaaaaattctttgaagAGTCGCGTACCGCAACTGTGCCCTCTagataaaattaaagtatgtgCTTGCCATACGAATGGTTCATTATCAATCAGTTCAATCGCGAGATGGTTTATTGTGGTTTTCGGTCAAATGAATCTGGCAACGTTACTGCTGACCTACCTCAATCTTaatcattgttgccagatagatAGTGcagaaaatcagcattttttataaaatgtctAATGGTAAATATGATAATTTCCAGCAGAATCTGGCGACAATGGACTTAATGCTAAGAAGTGTCAAAACTCGAAACTTTGAGAGGACACCGCGAAATCTAATTTCAATGAGTCATACACCACATTacaatttctttgaaaagtcggaCGGTGAAACGTACCTATAGAATACGTTCCATAAGTTTTACTGGTCTCCGGTGACAGAGTAGAGATGTTACGTAAACCCAAAAACGGTTTCCATAAAAGAATACCGTTTCATGTGAACACCCGTGTTTACTTGATGGGAAAGTTCGGTTCATGCATGAAGTCATGAGAGTCAAGAATCGtatctgtctctctctctcgagtGCAATTGATAACGATAAGTCATATCATCAGTTTGCGtttcgagaaattttgatttccGTCTCCAAGACTCTGATTGCATCGCATTGAAGGCCTtgatttcatttgttttgaGGAAATTCGCGATTCCGCATTCATTATGAGGTTATGTGTGTGTCCGTAATCTAAATTGGCGTAGAGAAGAACTCCTGTTGTTTCAATGAAATTGACGAATTAGTTTACGTTAACTTGTATTTATCAGTTTTCTTCTCATCTTTTTACATTAGTCAGCAACTTATAATTCTGTTAAGTTTAACCATGAAATCTTGAATTTTAGACTTGGTTGTGTTATAATGCCAAAATCAAAGTCCCCCAGTTGATAGTAAAATGGACGAGCGAAAATACATTCGCGGCACCAGTAAATCTTTCAAAAGTTATGGGAGCACCAGTTCTTTTAATGCTTTCAGGAAGCCGGAACAGTGCATCAAGCATATCATCGAAGAGAAAGACACATTGCAAGGCATAGCGCTGAAGTATGGTGTAACAGTGAGTATTAGCCAAGTTTTTTTGGgtctcttgaaaaattaaaatatttttagttaGTTTTCTTGCCTGTTTCACCGTGGCACCCACTAGACTGTTAGATCCTAATGGAAAAGTTGGTCACATTCGAGTCAACATGGCAGTGAGACTTTGAACTCCTAAGTACAACGATGAGGTCACTCTTCATACAGGAAGGCTCTCCAAATGATAGTATCCCGGTTGCTCATCATTTCTTTTGGGTTTAATTTGAAGATACCGAATCAATCTTCGTATCATCTTAACTCTACTTCGTGATAAAATTTACTTAGTGCAGGCGGACGTACTGGTTATCCCAGCTGGAGAGACAGGAAGTTCGGTTCAGCAAGTATTAGTCACTGAGACAGGAGATTTGTAGCTAAACCTACATAGCCAGTGTTTCAGTTTTGGGTGTACTTAGTCAAGAATATGAGCAACTACCAGCATATGGATCTTTCTCTCACCGAAGAGAACCAGTGCTTATACCTGTTCACCCGCACAAGCACCCAAGTGTACCATTTGTTTAGGTCCATACTTCTAATAAAGTATGGTCTAAAAATTAACATCACTTTCAGTTCATGCAAGGTGCGACTTATTTAAGTGACATCTTGTTTAAAAATAAGCTGAAATGCTAATTAACTCTTATGCAGGATggtgcaatactgccgtgctgaggaagaaagcTGCATGAGCTTCCAGATGTCACcccatttccttcaataaaaaaacgaattaactaggaaaattgtgaatatttttttttcaaatttcttgcaTAATTTCGTTctcaattttagtcaaaatatctgaaaattccaaggaaaaatatggttaaatttcctcacaaatacatattttatctggGTAAATTTTGCTAATCTCCAATGTTCATATGCTGTTTTCCTCAGCACGTCAGAGTTCAGGGACTTGTCCAGGTTTTCGGTTTGGAATTcagataataataataaatcctgtttgcaaataaaattaaagaaataaatgtCTCAACTTAGAAGCACGGGATTGCTTTCAagactcaaaataaaatctgaacCATTCTACAAGATAGCTTTGAGCACAGAAACTGCTTACAGCTGTAAGATAACGCAGCAAAATCTAATTGCTATACCACTCTCACCTCACATTTCACTGTGAGAGTCTAAAGGTCAGTTAACCCAAAGGATACGATGATTCATAAGAAGGCTGTATCCAATGCTCATTGCAATTTAGTTAAATTCTACTGATAAATTTGATAAAGGCGTTTAGTTGTCAGGCAGTCCTTATCTAAATTTTTGGGGACAGCCCCTCCATTAGATTTTACACTGTCTCAAATGAAAATCTCCATTTCAAGTTGTAGGAATCTTATCTCTGCCATAATTATAAGGATCAGCGCAACCAAGGGGACTCTCTTGTGCCACCACCTTGAACCATTTTCTTTATCATTTTAGCGCTTGTAGTACGTTGATTGTCACTCTTTTAATTTCCCTCCATCCCTATTAAGATAGCCAATAAATTGTTTCCTTAATACGTATTGTTTATTTATAACCATCTTTTTAGCGATTGACTTATCgtcggtgtaagtcggcaatcacataactcggtttgcgatgtcgcaaacttcctgtcatactttgttttttaaacagaaaactactcaatggcaatttcTTGAAACTGCTGTGAcatttcttctctgtgcgaaaaaaattctgcataaactgcaaggtatgatgtcaatttgttctcctttaaaaaaataacccagaggcggagattttcaaacactgcaaatgAGATATATGATTGCGGACTTATGCCATCGTTATACTGTTGTATTCTTTTGGGTTCATTttgatgttgtttttttttccagaccGAACAAATCAGGAGGCTTAACAAATTATGGACGAACGAtagtttatttctgaggaagaGTCTGTTGATACCAGTCAGCAATGAAAACGTTACTTCACCCTCCAACATTTCACTTTTTGATAATGACCCAAATAGCCCCTTCCATAGCAGTGCAGAGTCTCAAGTTCCGAATTTTATGACATCGTCAAATAGCTACCCGCAGTCTCTCAACTCATCCTCTAAAATGAAGAACGACCAAAACGACACTGATGAAATTGATTTCAATAGCTACCTATGTCGAATCGATAGTGATATTGCAAATACTAAGAATCAAGTTCAACGAACTGAAGGAAACAGCTCGTAAGTATTTGAGTTTCGGAACAAATTTTAGCTCATGATTGATGGAACTACAAAAACTGCTTTATCAACTgctgcatttcaaaatttcccctcatGTTTTACTTTCATTGTTGTGTATCGCCCAGTATTTTTGCATGaagttttttccagtttttttttttttgtaaaagcaaagaaaaagaaCGTCAAGCTATGTGCATTGGAAATGTTGATTAGtcattgtttcaaaaataaaatggactacactttgcaatcaggaactactgTTTCCAGCTCACCTCCGAAACACTATATGTGCTGTTAGTATCTCTATGCAGATAAAGTGCTTTTACAAATAAgaaagaaattgtagtttcaaattgcaaaatgaagtccaaataggCCAGGAAATCTGCCATCACACAAACCAACATaagtttttcttgaatttagccgaaaattgatggtgaaactcccaaaccttGTATCTTGTTTGCGATGCACTAAAGTATACTCCTCTATTTtattaatgggcctgttgcaaacttttgctagagcaaaactaagagttgtttcttatagaaaatgcctcaaaaatcacgatgagcgcatcggcaaagtctgaaatgcactcataacttcacaatctgcgtaagaaatttgcggttttttgagcttcccgcttcaaaaacgatactacggcacaggtgaacattttattaGAGTAGCCGTTCCATCgacggcaatactcatcatggcctacgccaatccgccaaaacacgtgtgattggacgagataacacctgaacaggattagaccagataacaatcggcgtgttaaTGTTCACATTTCCCTCCCCCGCCCTGATTGACCTTGAATTCTCCTCGAATTactcgcggaactgcgcaagcgtcggccatgataaATATTGCCGACGGTGGAGGGactcctctgacaaaatgttcacctgtgccgtagtatcgtttttgaagcgggaagctcaaaaaaccgcaaagtTCTTACGCatattgtgaagttatgagtgcatttcagactttgccgatgcgctcatcgtgatttttgaggctctttctataagaaacaactcttagttttgctctagcaaaagtttgcaacaggcccattgaaggagagcaaatcaaaatcattcttGGAAGTCTTTGCAGAATTTCcctggagagaaaaaatcatgaaattttctaagaATTGACATGGAGTAattatccatttaaaaattggagtaacacaggaagtctgcaatgtcacaaaccgagatGCATGATTTGAGAGTTTAACTGTAACTAAGCAACAAGCGCAGCAACAGTGTATCAATTGCTGTAGGTATTCCAGCAAAAGGTTAGCAAACTAATCAGGGTCTACTCTAAGCACATTTTTCTCCTAGTagatcttgtttttttttctttctcttatgTCAAAAAGAACGTCAAGATTAATGTGGGTACTTGCTACAATCACATATGCAAGTTGCAGCAAGTATGTAATCTTGTGATTCACGCAttgttgcaagtgtgaggaaaatttgaaaatttaaaggattgTGACActtagaaaaattatcttagccTGAACGAAGAAAAACAGTAAAGATGGTTTTCAATAATAGTTTACTAATTAAAAGCTGAACTGGAAAGACTAGGttgtaaagaaaaatcattttggCAGTTTCTAAGCCCTCCCTTTTCcagggttgccggcggtctggaaaaccgggaatgtCAGGGACATATCTCCTGACACATCTCCTAATCCTTTAAACATATCTCAGATCCTCCTACTGTTTACCCTTTCCGGTCATTTTTTAGGCTTTTCATGTTTGAACCAGCCACTGAatgccttttttcaaaatttgatctccaaactgggaaattttattcaaagaatAATGAAAGTCAGCTTATTGATGTACAAAACAAAGGAGGTAAACATTTTACTTGAAGGttaggaaaagtcagggaaattgaaaatgaagaaatactggcaacactgcttttttAAGTACCATCTGAAACTCATTGGAATTATGGGAAAGTAtactcgtattttatttttgaaaaaacgagCATCAACTCTACGATCTTTGTCAACTTCCAGGGGTCTTAATGagcctattttttttctcaagaacaATAACTTTTCGAGTTTTAATCATTATGAACGATAAACTCACCGAGTCAAGAGAAAATTGAATATGTGAGTGCCTAGGTATCAAGCCGAAATTGCTAAGAAATATCAGAAGATTCTCTGCACTACTCTTTAAATCATTCATATTAGGAATCGGAATTAAATTTCTCTCATTACCTTTTTGATGATCGACCACTTTTGAGAAATCCCatgtaacttttttctttctctccaaGTAACCCAggttgcatgcaattttttgtcTGAGAGGAAATAGCTTCCTCCTTTCCCTTGAGAATGGGATGGAAAATCAAATCATGTCACACCAAAATATAAATTGAGTTCTTCAAATATTGACcttcaatgttttaaaaattgtagaatTGCGGAAATTTAGAGCGGGCTCAAAAACGGCCCCTATGGATacccctctttaaaaaaatttaaatttaaaaaggatCTCAGTTAAGCTTTCAGCTTGCACTCTCTTGCTGAATGTTTTCTTGAAACATTAAACAACCAATCACTCAcctagttttgaattgttgTTTTTCAGCTTCAGTGGCGAGTCTCTGAGAGCCCGGGGTAAAATTCCAATGTCTAGATTTCAATTAGCAGAGCCCAATGACACTAGTTACAATGATGTCGCAGTCATCACATCACATGGAAGGCGAGTGAGATCTTCTTTAGAGCGATTGCAGCAAAAGCAAGATGAACTCTTTCAGCTTTAAGTAACGTACAATAGTTTCAAagatatttttatcaaactATAACGAATTGATTATGTATATTATTgagtaaaaatttatttttttccctactTAATCAACTAACTTATCAGAGTCGAAAATGTGAACATGTTGGTGggctctcttttctttttttcatgtaactGCCTTCAACATGTTTGCACATGTATTTGTGATCAGttgattattatatttttatcgGTTATTATCTTGTTAActatttcttttgatttatctAGAATACTTTCATATTCAGGGTTTGTTTTTCTCTTTGTAATTTTGCTTGTTGATTGATTGGTCGTCActgaaaatttgactcaaaTTCTCTGACCTCTCAATTTTTCTGTACCGTTCTTTCTTTCACAATTGCCATCACATAGTAAGATTAAGCGCCTAAAAACCTTTTAGTTTAATTTGAGATGAGTTTTAATGAGACATATCTGAATGGGTTGGCAAAACAATTCGTTTGTCAGTGATTCTTTAACAAGTTAAAGATATTGTCAGattattttgctgatttttagaCAGCAGCAGGTGCCCCAGGGAGTTGATCATCGAAttttatagacaaaaaagacaaagataaaactaagcgatcctattgattgaaatgggtggttgaaatggacaaaggaggtaagtgatagactGACTAATGGTAGACCCCATTGTTAGTCCAATGTTTTCCCCCTTTGTTTACAACAACCACCAGTCTCAACCAGCAGATTCACTCTTTTTCCGCAGTGTCTGttttgtctattgttttgtcaatcaatttcaataatcagcccgcagagttATAATTACATTTTAAATCTTGCCAATTATTTTATTGTTGTCAATTTTATCAGCGAATATAATTTGTCTCAATCTAcctttcaaaaatacaaattgttAGGATTGAGAAAATCAGACAGATTGAGGCAAAAGCATTATAGAGGCTTAAACATTCAAGTGGAGGTAAGAAGCCAAGAGACCTGTTTCGAGCGGAAAGATCCTTTATgaggcttgtttttttttttaaggctgAAAGATTGCCTGacaaaatattttcccccacAAGATTATTAATATTCTCAGCCATTCTGGTTCTCTCTAATCTCCAGTTCTAGAAATCAGCAAAGTAATGTAATTTTAAATCTGCTCACTTCCTTGCTCAGGAAAAGAATTCTGTGTTAAATTCTGCCCTAGCTGGTCTAGCAGTCCCTATGTCACCGTGTAAATTCTTTATTGGAAAAGTAAGAcatcaatttttctctcaattttttaaactcaaaTAAATGTTGTTTTcattacataattttttatatttttaccttATTTACCAACCTACCTTAAGGCTGATCTTCAGCGCtagttccaaaaaaattcattaggTTGAGCTGCTAAAATCTGGCTCTTAAATCAGCAATCATTTAAAAAGTATGACAATTATAATTGATGCTGATACTCAAGAGTTGTAGCAGTCTCTCCCCAAGATGTGTTGTGCAATAaaaggtctgaaaatttaaCAGTGAAGGCTAGAAGTTGATAATGGTTTTTGCTTTCGCAACTCAACGAGTGCAAAAGAGAGAGATATGACAGCAGTGCTGAGAGCAATCATTTGATTTGAGATCCTTTCTTTTAACTCTAtttttttcggtcatttttttttagagcttctgaaatcaactctctcAATAGTTATGAATCATGAAGTGTAAAACCATACAAAACAAGTATGAAATTGAAAAGATTTTTGTTCTTGTTTATTCTTGTTTAGTATCAagacgttttattttaaaagttttaaaacaaaattaacagcaacaatttacaaataaatacaaaaaaattgacacaaaaaTCGAAGGACTAGATGTACATCTCTTTATCACCCTCCAAATGTTTCACATAGGTATTATGAATTGGAGCAACAAAAATTAGAGGGAAGGACATGTGTACAAATGAATCAATGACAATGTTttgagcacaaaattttccttcaaaaatcaaacaaattttagCCAATTTTAGAGAGCCCCACGAGGAACCTACATGTCTTGCAGCTGTTTGGTGCCTGGTCAATGGAGAGTAACGCTTAACCCTTAAATGATTTTTATACCTGAGTTTGGAATGGTTGAACTTATTAAAAAGCAATTTGTTCTGTAAGAAAAAGCAGAAAATACATTTATGTACAGCAGAAGTATGATCTGTAGGTAAACTATTCTTGAATTATTTGGGGGATCATCCAGATAAATTTGTGAAAAGTGAGCGGCCAAAGTTGTGTATAGGATCAAACCATGGGAATGGGAAGCTTAAAAAGGATTCGATGTTTGTAATGTAAGTACAAAGTTTGCCGATGAGTTTGCCATTAGAATTAGCAATGGACCATCCGATGaagtg
This window encodes:
- the LOC109044133 gene encoding uncharacterized protein; its protein translation is MDERKYIRGTSKSFKSYGSTSSFNAFRKPEQCIKHIIEEKDTLQGIALKYGVTTEQIRRLNKLWTNDSLFLRKSLLIPVSNENVTSPSNISLFDNDPNSPFHSSAESQVPNFMTSSNSYPQSLNSSSKMKNDQNDTDEIDFNSYLCRIDSDIANTKNQVQRTEGNSSFSGESLRARGKIPMSRFQLAEPNDTSYNDVAVITSHGRRVRSSLERLQQKQDELFQL